The proteins below are encoded in one region of Thermococcus peptonophilus:
- the nikR gene encoding nickel-responsive transcriptional regulator NikR — MRIIRFGVSVPGELLEKFDQIIAEKGYVNRSEAIRDLMRDFIVRHEWEAGDQEVAGTITMLYNHDEADVVKELLDLQHDYLNEIISSIHVHMDEHNCLEVVIVKGKAKRIKEIADRLLSLKGVKHGKLVMTGTGKELL; from the coding sequence ATGAGGATCATAAGATTTGGTGTGTCCGTGCCTGGAGAACTCCTCGAGAAGTTTGACCAGATAATAGCGGAGAAGGGCTACGTTAACAGGAGCGAAGCGATAAGGGACCTTATGAGGGACTTCATAGTGCGGCACGAGTGGGAGGCGGGAGATCAGGAAGTCGCAGGGACGATAACGATGCTCTACAACCATGACGAGGCTGACGTTGTTAAGGAGCTCCTCGACCTTCAGCATGATTACCTCAACGAGATAATCTCGAGCATTCACGTCCATATGGACGAGCACAACTGCCTTGAGGTGGTCATAGTCAAAGGAAAGGCTAAGAGGATAAAAGAAATCGCGGATAGGCTCCTGAGCCTCAAGGGAGTGAAGCACGGCAAACTCGTCATGACGGGAACTGGGAAGGAACTCCTCTAA
- the rqcH gene encoding ribosome rescue protein RqcH — MKEEMSSIDIRYIVHELQWLVGSRVDKVYHDGDEVRFKLRTREGRADLILEAGKRFHLTSYIKEAPKTPSSFTMLLRKHLGGGFIDAIEQHQFDRIVKIRIGDYTLIGELFRRGNIILVDSENKIVAALRYEEYKDRAIKPKAEYKFPPARENPLEVSFERFLELMRENEELELVRALARKLNMGGMYAEEISLRAGFEKTTPVKELSDEDLKRVYDAMIETFNDEPRPNIVFKDGAMHDVVPIELKIYEGFEKRYFPTFSEALDEYFGKITLEKAKIEQTKKLEEKKRQLMATLKKQEEMLKGFEKGMKENQEIGDSIYANYALVERLLEEFKKATESLGWDEFKRRIEEGKKAGNKVALMVKGTDPKEKAVTIELDGKKVKLYLEKSIGENAEFYYEKAKKFRHKYEGALKAYEDTKRKLEEVEKLIEEEQKKELKVKKLERRKRKWFEKFRWFISSEGFLVLAGKDASTNEVLVKKHMDDNDLYCHADVYGAPHVVIKNGQKAGEKTIFEACQFAVSMSKAWSQGLYSADAYWAYPNQVTKQAPSGEYLGKGAFMVYGKRNWMHGLPLKLAVGVINHEGEEYVVCAPVEALKAHTNRYIVIRPGSMKKGELVKKLRGILKKWGYEIREEDLNAILPPGGGEIVEVVG, encoded by the coding sequence ATGAAGGAAGAAATGAGCAGCATTGACATACGATACATCGTGCACGAACTTCAATGGCTGGTCGGTTCTCGCGTTGACAAGGTTTACCACGATGGCGACGAGGTGAGGTTCAAGCTGAGGACGAGGGAAGGAAGGGCAGACCTCATCCTAGAAGCGGGAAAGCGGTTCCACCTCACGAGCTACATCAAAGAGGCCCCAAAAACCCCTTCGAGCTTCACGATGCTCCTGAGGAAGCACCTAGGTGGCGGCTTCATAGACGCCATAGAGCAGCACCAGTTCGACAGAATTGTCAAGATCAGAATTGGAGATTATACACTCATCGGCGAGCTCTTCAGGAGGGGCAACATCATCCTCGTGGATTCCGAAAACAAAATAGTCGCCGCGCTCCGTTATGAAGAGTACAAGGACAGGGCAATAAAGCCGAAGGCAGAGTACAAGTTTCCCCCGGCCAGAGAGAACCCTCTTGAAGTGTCTTTTGAGAGGTTCCTTGAGCTGATGAGAGAAAATGAGGAGCTTGAGCTCGTCAGGGCTTTAGCTAGAAAGCTCAACATGGGCGGGATGTACGCGGAGGAAATCTCACTAAGGGCAGGCTTCGAGAAGACGACGCCTGTCAAGGAGCTAAGCGACGAAGACCTGAAGAGAGTCTATGATGCAATGATCGAAACTTTTAACGACGAACCGAGGCCGAATATAGTCTTCAAAGACGGAGCTATGCACGACGTCGTCCCGATAGAGCTGAAAATCTATGAAGGGTTCGAGAAGCGCTATTTCCCAACATTTAGCGAGGCCCTGGATGAGTACTTTGGGAAGATAACACTCGAGAAGGCCAAAATAGAGCAGACGAAGAAGCTCGAAGAGAAGAAGAGACAGCTGATGGCTACTCTCAAAAAGCAGGAGGAGATGCTCAAGGGATTCGAAAAGGGTATGAAGGAGAACCAGGAGATAGGAGATTCAATTTACGCCAACTACGCCCTCGTGGAGCGCCTTCTGGAGGAGTTCAAGAAGGCCACAGAAAGCCTCGGCTGGGATGAATTCAAGCGGAGGATAGAGGAGGGCAAGAAAGCAGGAAACAAGGTTGCGCTGATGGTCAAAGGGACAGACCCGAAGGAGAAGGCCGTAACGATAGAGCTCGACGGCAAAAAGGTGAAGCTCTACCTTGAGAAGAGCATAGGCGAGAACGCCGAATTTTATTATGAAAAGGCCAAGAAGTTCAGGCACAAGTACGAGGGTGCTCTGAAGGCCTACGAAGACACGAAGAGGAAGCTGGAGGAAGTGGAAAAGCTAATTGAGGAAGAGCAGAAGAAGGAGCTGAAAGTGAAGAAGCTCGAGAGGAGAAAGAGGAAGTGGTTCGAGAAGTTCCGCTGGTTCATCTCAAGTGAGGGCTTCCTAGTTCTGGCAGGAAAGGACGCGAGCACCAACGAGGTTCTCGTCAAGAAGCACATGGACGATAACGACCTCTACTGCCACGCGGACGTTTACGGCGCTCCGCACGTCGTCATAAAGAACGGCCAGAAGGCCGGGGAGAAGACAATCTTCGAGGCCTGTCAGTTCGCAGTTTCCATGAGCAAGGCCTGGAGCCAGGGCCTATACTCTGCCGACGCCTACTGGGCCTATCCCAACCAGGTCACGAAGCAGGCCCCGAGCGGCGAGTACCTCGGTAAGGGCGCCTTCATGGTCTACGGAAAGAGGAACTGGATGCACGGCCTTCCGCTCAAGCTGGCTGTGGGTGTGATAAACCACGAGGGCGAAGAATACGTCGTCTGTGCGCCGGTTGAGGCCCTCAAGGCTCACACCAATAGATACATCGTCATAAGGCCCGGATCGATGAAGAAAGGAGAGCTCGTGAAGAAGCTCCGCGGAATACTCAAGAAGTGGGGCTACGAGATAAGGGAAGAAGACCTGAACGCTATCCTCCCCCCGGGAGGAGGAGAGATAGTGGAAGTAGTGGGTTAG